In one Vulgatibacter incomptus genomic region, the following are encoded:
- a CDS encoding RNA polymerase sigma factor, with amino-acid sequence MNGRAIDELYRRYGPAVLRRARAILRDEQGARDVLQEVFIRAIEEGGSFRGESSPMTWMYRITTNLCLNRIRDEGRRARLLDEHVARDEEARPATADERLTLARILRRVPDGLREIAVYYYVDQMSHDEIAALVKTSRRTVGNRLEEFRRLALAAAEPVAEVV; translated from the coding sequence ATGAACGGAAGAGCCATCGACGAGCTCTATCGCCGGTACGGTCCCGCGGTTCTCCGCAGGGCGCGGGCCATTCTCCGGGACGAGCAGGGGGCCAGGGACGTGCTCCAGGAAGTCTTCATCCGGGCGATCGAGGAGGGCGGCAGCTTTCGTGGCGAGTCCTCCCCAATGACCTGGATGTACCGGATCACCACCAATCTCTGCCTGAACCGGATCCGGGACGAGGGCCGTAGGGCCCGACTTCTCGACGAGCACGTCGCCAGGGACGAGGAAGCCCGACCTGCCACCGCGGACGAGCGCCTCACCCTTGCGAGGATCCTCCGGCGTGTGCCTGACGGTCTGCGTGAGATCGCGGTCTACTACTACGTGGATCAGATGAGCCACGACGAGATAGCTGCCCTGGTGAAGACGTCGCGCCGAACGGTGGGCAACCGGTTGGAGGAGTTCCGTCGTCTGGCCCTTGCAGCTGCCGAGCCCGTCGCGGAGGTGGTGTGA